A single region of the Pseudomonas sp. VD-NE ins genome encodes:
- a CDS encoding alpha/beta fold hydrolase: protein MRNRLILLPGWGLGVSPMEPLAAALQGLDEHLKVEIEPLPELDSSDLQDWLDELDESIPQDVWLGGWSLGGMLASELAARRGERCCGLLTLASNPSFVAHEQWPNAMPGETFDAFLAGCQADPRLTLKRFSLLCAQGAQDARGLSRLMLGGAPHTAPSALMAGLELLAQLDTREALQAFRGPQFHLFAGQDALVPAEAAGALFVLLPDIEIGLIEQASHAFLLEDPHGLAGAIQAFLHECGDD, encoded by the coding sequence ATGCGTAATCGCCTGATCCTGCTGCCCGGCTGGGGCCTCGGCGTGTCGCCGATGGAGCCTCTGGCCGCAGCATTGCAAGGGCTCGACGAACATCTGAAGGTTGAAATCGAGCCGTTGCCAGAGCTGGACTCCAGCGACCTGCAAGACTGGCTCGATGAACTCGATGAAAGCATTCCTCAAGACGTCTGGCTCGGTGGCTGGTCGCTGGGCGGCATGCTCGCGTCCGAACTGGCGGCGCGCCGTGGCGAGCGTTGCTGCGGTTTGCTGACGCTGGCGAGCAATCCTTCCTTCGTTGCCCATGAACAGTGGCCGAACGCGATGCCTGGCGAGACCTTCGATGCGTTTCTCGCCGGTTGCCAGGCCGATCCCCGGCTGACCCTCAAACGCTTTTCGCTGCTCTGTGCTCAAGGTGCACAAGATGCGCGCGGCTTGTCGCGGTTGATGCTCGGCGGTGCACCGCACACGGCGCCGTCGGCGTTGATGGCGGGCCTGGAATTGCTCGCGCAACTGGACACCCGCGAAGCACTGCAAGCTTTTCGCGGCCCGCAATTTCATCTGTTCGCCGGACAGGACGCTCTGGTTCCGGCGGAAGCGGCGGGGGCGTTGTTCGTCCTGTTGCCGGATATCGAAATTGGCCTGATCGAACAGGCCAGCCATGCCTTTCTTCTGGAAGACCCCCACGGACTGGCGGGCGCTATCCAGGCTTTTCTACACGAGTGCGGTGATGACTGA
- the bioF gene encoding 8-amino-7-oxononanoate synthase yields MSFDLAARLAARRAENLYRQRPLLESPQGPQVVVDGKPLLAFCNNDYLGLANHPQVIEAWRAGAERWGVGGGASHLVIGHSGPHHALEEALADLTGRPRALLFTTGYMANLGAVTALVGQGDTVLEDRLNHASLLDAGLLSGARFNRYLHNDADSLAKRLEKATGNTLVVTDGVFSMDGDLADLPALAREAKAKGAWLMVDDAHGFGPLGANGGGIVEHFGLSQEDVPVLVGTLGKAFGTAGAFVAGSEELIESLIQFARPYIYTTSQPPALACATLKSLELLRTEHWRREHLQTLIRQFRLGAEQIGLELMDSFTPIQPIMIGDAGRAVRLSQMLRERGLMVTAIRPPTVPAGSARLRVTLTAAHSEAQVQLLLEGLADCFAQLSSEPSHA; encoded by the coding sequence ATGTCTTTCGATCTCGCCGCACGCCTTGCTGCCCGTCGTGCCGAAAATCTCTATCGCCAGCGACCGTTGCTCGAGTCCCCGCAGGGACCGCAAGTGGTGGTCGACGGCAAACCGCTGCTCGCCTTCTGCAACAACGATTACCTCGGCCTGGCCAATCATCCTCAAGTCATCGAAGCCTGGCGTGCCGGCGCTGAGCGTTGGGGTGTCGGTGGCGGTGCCTCGCATCTGGTAATCGGCCACAGCGGCCCGCATCACGCGCTGGAAGAAGCATTGGCCGACCTCACCGGACGCCCGCGTGCTTTGTTGTTCACCACCGGTTACATGGCCAACCTCGGCGCAGTCACCGCGCTGGTCGGGCAGGGCGATACGGTGCTGGAAGATCGCCTCAATCACGCTTCATTGCTGGATGCCGGATTGTTATCTGGCGCACGTTTCAATCGTTATCTGCACAACGACGCTGATAGCCTGGCCAAACGTCTGGAGAAAGCCACCGGCAATACGCTGGTAGTCACCGACGGTGTGTTCAGCATGGACGGCGATCTCGCTGACCTGCCGGCATTGGCCCGTGAAGCCAAGGCCAAAGGCGCGTGGTTGATGGTCGATGACGCTCACGGTTTCGGGCCGTTGGGTGCCAACGGTGGAGGCATCGTCGAGCACTTCGGTTTGAGTCAGGAGGATGTGCCGGTGCTGGTCGGCACCCTCGGCAAAGCGTTTGGCACGGCGGGGGCATTTGTCGCCGGCAGTGAAGAGTTGATCGAAAGCCTGATCCAGTTCGCCCGGCCGTACATCTACACCACCAGCCAGCCACCGGCGCTGGCGTGCGCGACACTGAAAAGTCTGGAACTGCTGCGCACTGAACACTGGCGCCGTGAGCATCTGCAGACCTTGATTCGCCAGTTCCGCCTGGGCGCCGAGCAGATCGGCCTGGAGTTGATGGACAGCTTTACGCCGATCCAGCCGATCATGATCGGCGATGCCGGGCGCGCCGTGCGGCTGTCGCAGATGCTGCGCGAGCGCGGTTTGATGGTCACCGCAATTCGTCCGCCGACCGTGCCTGCCGGCAGCGCTCGCTTGCGCGTAACCCTGACCGCTGCCCACAGTGAGGCGCAGGTGCAGCTATTGTTAGAGGGACTGGCCGATTGCTTTGCCCAACTGTCGTCGGAGCCAAGCCATGCGTAA